The following coding sequences are from one Microtus pennsylvanicus isolate mMicPen1 chromosome 1, mMicPen1.hap1, whole genome shotgun sequence window:
- the LOC142832957 gene encoding uncharacterized protein LOC142832957 isoform X4 codes for MLETCRNLTAIGYKWEDHNIEEHCQSSSRHGRLKRSHTEDKSETTQCVKAFAYHNHLQRYERICTGEKPFECNQCGKVFTHQSILKNHNRSHTENKPYGCNQCGKAFAFHSHLRMHTRTHTGEKPYECNQCDKAFSCHSHLKIHERTHTGKKPYECDYCGKAFSQHYHLQRHKRTHTGEKPYECNQCGKAFACQSSLLLHQRTHTGEKPYECNHCGKAFAVNCSLQNHKRTHTGEKPYECKQCGKGFAQKSHLLRHSRTHTGEKPYECNHCEKAFSQQYHLQRHKRMHTGEKPYECNQCGKAFASNCSLIVHKRTHTAEKPYECKQCGKAFAQQSQLNYHKRTHAGENPNKCNQYEKVFSQQNLFQIHRRKQIGGKAL; via the coding sequence GCTCAAAAGAAGCCATACTGAAGATAAATCTGAAACTACTCAATGTGTTAAAGCCTTTGCATATCATAATCATCTTCAAAGGTATGAAAGAATCtgtactggagagaaaccctttgaatgtaatcaatgtggtaaagtcTTTACACATCAGAGTATTCTCAAAAATCATAATAGATCACATACTGAAAACAAACCCTATGGATGTAAtcaatgtgggaaagcctttgcGTTTCACAGTCATCTTCGAATGCATacaagaacacatactggagagaagccctatgaatgcaaccaatgtgataaagccttttcaTGTCACAGTCACCtgaaaatacatgaaagaacccatactggaaaaaaaccctatgaatgtgaTTATTGTGGGAAAGCCTTTTCACAACATTATCATCtccaaaggcataaaagaacacatactggagagaaaccctatgaatgtaatcaatgtgggaaagcctttgcatgtcaaaGCAGTCTTCTATTGCAtcaaagaacccatactggagagaagccctatgaatgtaatcattgTGGGAAAGCCTTTGCAGTTAACTGTAGTCtccaaaatcataaaagaacacatactggagagaaaccctatgagtgCAAAcagtgtggtaaaggctttgcGCAGAAAAGTCATCTTCTAAGGCATAGTaggacacatactggagagaaaccctatgaatgtaatcattgTGAGAAAGCCTTTTCACAGCAGTATCATCTCCaaagacataaaagaatgcatactggagagaaaccttatgaatgtaatcaatgtggtaaagcctttgcaagTAACTGTAGTCTTAtagtacataaaagaacacatactgcagaaaaaccctatgaatgtaaacaatgtggtaaagcctttgcacaacaGAGTCAACTCAACtatcataaaagaacacatgcTGGAGAGAACCCCAACAAATGTAATCAATATGAGAAAGTCTTTTCACAACAGAATCTTTTCCAAAtacatagaagaaaacaaataggAGGAAAAGCTCTATGA